In Oscarella lobularis chromosome 18, ooOscLobu1.1, whole genome shotgun sequence, the following proteins share a genomic window:
- the LOC136197667 gene encoding pinopsin-like isoform X1, with product MGPIFNFTFNDTSAENRWTARVILNLSVGIFTVTVCGLICAIQIKTRQISTVSNIVLLNVIVADLFAGVGIVFFAFIAAHFFEARPLYDNLCKWTWTLVFFTIGWSAWAVFFVAYDRYESVARGMRRRMTFKKAIAGVSVTVFGAAAFSVFPTTGWGGFESGLMIIPPGGDSGICLLHNSGFSHSNGLFIYGIVFFSVSSYLPQLLTAISLTLLLYTAWKVFRKGGRNEESALLKSRGFRFIIAVVLCKLICVIPFQTSHLGKAAQSFVIDKKVDDAFEILYSTNFVINSVLYFLWLNSSNEKVDLKFCCRKAARMNDIEIVSANGRARQSHIFSDLESHPK from the coding sequence ATGGGCCCCATTTTCAACTTTACCTTCAACGATACGTCAGCCGAAAATCGCTGGACGGCTCGAGTAATCCTCAACCTGTCGGTGGGCATCTTCACCGTCACCGTGTGCGGTCTCATCTGCGCAATCCAAATCAAGACGCGCCAAATCAGCACTGTATCGAACATTGTCCTCCTAAACGTAATTGTCGCCGACCTATTTGCCGGCGTCggaatcgtcttcttcgccttcatCGCGGCCCATTTCTTCGAGGCGAGACCACTCTACGATAATCTATGCAAGTGGACGTGGACGCTCGTCTTCTTTACGATCGGCTGGTCAGCCTGGGctgtcttcttcgtcgcctaCGATCGCTACGAGTCGGTCGCCCGGGGCATGAGACGACGAATGACTTTCAAGAAAGCGATTGCCGGTGTGAGTGTGACCGTcttcggcgccgccgccttctcCGTCTTTCCGACCACCGGTTGGGGAGGTTTCGAATCGGGTCTAATGATAATCCCACCTGGAGGCGATAGTGGGATATGCCTTTTGCATAACAGTGGCTTTTCCCATAGCAATGGCCTTTTCATCTACggaatcgtcttcttttctgtttcCTCCTATCTACCTCAACTTCTCACTGCAATCTCTCTCACTCTTCTCCTGTATACGGCGTGGAAGGTCTTCCGCAAAGGTGGCAGGAATGAGGAAAGTGCCTTGCTCAAGTCGCGCGGCTTTCGCTTCATCATAGCCGTCGTCTTATGCAAGTTAATCTGCGTCATTCCCTTTCAAACGTCGCATCTCGGCAAGGCGGCTCAGTCTTTTGTTATCGACAAAAAAGTAGACGACGCTTTTGAAATACTTTATTCGACCAATTTCGTCATCAATTCGGTGCTCTATTTCCTCTGGCTAAATAGCTCCAACGAGAAGGTCGACTTGAAGTTCTGCTGTAGAAAGGCGGCTCGAATGAATGAtatcgaaatcgtctcggCTAATGGAAGAGCGAGGCAGTCGCATATTTTCAGTGACCTGGAATCACATCCTAAGTAG
- the LOC136197667 gene encoding pinopsin-like isoform X2: MGPPFNFTFNDTLAENLWSARVILNLTVGIFTVTVCSLICAIQIKTRQFTTVSNIVLLNAIVADLFAGVGILFFTFVAVHSFEAKPLFDNLCKWTWVLVFFTIGWSAWAVFFVAYDRYEAVARGMRRRMTFKKAIAGVSVTAFGAAAFAVFPPTGWGGFESGLMIIPPGGDRGLCLLHNSGFSHSNGLFIYGILFFSVSSYLPQLLTTISLILLLCTAWKIFRKGGRNEESALLRSRGFRFIIAVILCKLICVIPFQTSLLGKAAQSFVIDESIDDSFEILYSTNFVINSSLYFLWLNSSNGKVNLKCCCRKTAQMNDVEFVSANGRARQAQEFTDLESYSK, from the coding sequence atggggccccctttcAACTTCACCTTCAACGATACATTAGCAGAAAATCTCTGGTCAGCTCGAGTAATCCTCAACCTGACGGTGGGCATCTTCACAGTCACCGTTTGCAGTCTCATCTGCGCAATCCAAATCAAGACGCGCCAATTCACCACCGTATCGAACATCGTCCTCCTAAACGCAATTGTCGCCGACCTATTTGCCGGCGTCGGAATCCTCTTCTTCACCTTCGTCGCGGTCCATTCATTCGAGGCGAAACCCCTCTTTGATAATCTATGCAAGTGGACGTGGGTACTCGTCTTCTTTACGATTGGCTGGTCCGCCTGGGCCGTCTTCTTTGTCGCCTACGATCGCTACGAAGCGGTCGCCCGCGGCATGAGACGACGAATGACTTTCAAGAAAGCGATTGCCGGTGTGAGTGTGACCGCcttcggcgccgccgccttcgccgtctttccgCCCACCGGTTGGGGAGGATTCGAATCGGGTCTAATGATAATCCCACCTGGAGGCGATCGCGGATTATGCCTTTTACATAACAGCGGCTTTTCCCATAGCAATGGACTTTTCATCTACGgaatccttttcttttctgtttccTCCTATCTACCTCAACTTCTCACTACCATATCTCTCATTCTTCTCCTATGTACAGCGTGGAAGATCTTCCGCAAAGGTGGCCGGAATGAGGAAAGTGCCTTGCTCAGATCACGCGGCTTTCGTTTCATCATAGCCGTCATTTTATGCAAGTTAATCTGCGTCATTCCCTTTCAAACGTCGCTTCTCGGCAAGGCGGCGCAGTCTTTCGTAATAGATGAAAGTATAGACGACTCATTCGAAATACTTTACTCGACGAACTTCGTCATCAATTCGTCACTCTACTTCCTCTGGCTAAATAGCTCCAACGGCAAAGTCAACTTGAAGTGCTGCTGCAGAAAGACGGCTCAAATGAATGATGTCGAGTTCGTCTCGGCTAATGGAAGAGCAAGGCAGGCGCAGGAATTCACTGACCTGGAATCCTATTCTAAGTAG